The following proteins come from a genomic window of Doryrhamphus excisus isolate RoL2022-K1 chromosome 12, RoL_Dexc_1.0, whole genome shotgun sequence:
- the LOC131139661 gene encoding uncharacterized protein LOC131139661 isoform X1, translating into MTLGRPTDRSGRWQVKLLQLLRDVTCSFLRSFLPDFLPSFLPSIHPSVYGENRTINYYVTSLVPSFLPSFLPSLLPSFHPSIHQFIEKIEQLLHDVTHSFLPSFLPSFLPSFLPSFLPSFLPSFLPSFLPSIHPSIHPSISLSRKPNNQLLHDVTHSFLLSFLPSFLPSIHPSIHPSVYRENRTINYYVMSLVRSFLPSYLPSFHSSIHPSVYRENRTSNYYVTSLVLSFLPSFLPIFLPSIHPSISLSRKPNNQLLRDITHSFLPSFLPSIHPSISLLRKPNKQLLRDVTHSFVRSFVRSFVRSFLPSFLPSFLPSFLPSFLPSISLSRKPNNQLLRDVTHSFLRSFLPSFHPSIHPSVYRENRTFQSERTDQYMLIHRAVLF; encoded by the coding sequence ATGACCCTTGGTAGACCGACCGATCGCAGTGGCAGGTGGCAGGTGAAATTACTTCAATTATTACGTGACGTCACTTGTTCGttccttcgttccttccttcctgacttccttccttccttccttccatccatccatccatcagtttaTGGAGAAAACCGAACAATCAATTATTACGTGACGTCactcgttccttccttccttccttccttccttccttcattacttccttccttccatccatccatccatcagtttaTCGAGAAAATCGAACAATTATTACATGAtgtcactcattccttccttccttccttccttccttccttccttccttccttccttccttccttccttccttccttccttccttccttccttccttccttccttccttccatccatccatccatccatccatcgatcagTTTATCGAGAAAACCGAACAATCAATTATTACATGAcgtcactcattccttccttctttccttccttccttccttccttccttccatccatccatccatccatccatcagtttaTCGAGAAAACCGAACAATCAATTATTACGTGATGTCACTcgttcgttccttccttccttcctatcttccttccttccattcatccatccatccatcagtttaTCGAGAAAACCGAACAAGCAATTATTACGTGACGTCACtcgttctttccttccttccttccttccttcctatcttccttccttccatccatccatcgatcagTTTATCGAGAAAACCGAACAATCAATTATTACGTGAcatcactcattccttccttccttccttccttccatccatccatccatccatcagtttaTTGAGAAAACCGAACAAGCAATTATTACGTGACGTCActcattcgttcgttcgttcgttcgttcgttcgttcgttcgttccttccttccttccttccttccttccttccttccttccttccttccttccttccttccatccatcagtTTATCGAGAAAACCGAACAATCAATTATTACGTGACGTCACTCATTCGTTCCTTcgttccttcctgccttccttccatccatccatccatccatcagtttaTCGAGAAAACCGAACATTTCAAAGTGAAAGGACGGACCAGTATATGTTGATCCACCGTGCAGTTTTATTCTAA